The Uruburuella testudinis genome window below encodes:
- a CDS encoding succinate dehydrogenase assembly factor 2, giving the protein MTKFDDTEKRRIRFQTRRGLLELDILLGRFMDKKFQHLSDDELTVFVEILDLPDQQFLALVNQKEATDKQHFIPLLEKIRKA; this is encoded by the coding sequence ATGACCAAGTTTGACGACACCGAGAAGCGGCGCATCCGCTTCCAAACCCGCCGTGGGCTGCTCGAGCTGGATATTCTGCTCGGGCGGTTTATGGATAAGAAATTCCAGCACCTGAGCGATGATGAATTGACTGTGTTTGTAGAAATTTTGGATTTGCCTGACCAGCAGTTTTTAGCCTTAGTCAACCAAAAAGAAGCAACCGACAAACAGCATTTTATCCCGCTGTTGGAAAAAATCAGAAAGGCCTGA
- the gltA gene encoding citrate synthase: MSKNVKLQLEGKETLELPVLEGTLGNDVVDIRTFTKGTGMFTFDPGFVSTASCESKITFIDGEKGQLYYRGYPIEQLAENSDYLETCYLLINGELPTAEQKAKFEHTVSRHTMVHEQLTWFFRGFRRDAHPMAMMVGVVGALAAFYQDSLDISNADHRRIAEFRLISKIPTIAAMCYRYSNGLPFNYPKNDLSYTANFMYMMFATPCEEYVPNPVLVRALDRIFILHADHEQNASTSTVRLAGSSGANPFACIAAGIASLWGPAHGGANEAVLKMLDEIGDVSRVPEFMEGVKERKYRLMGFGHRVYRNMDPRASIMRETCYEVLKELGLENDPKFKLAMELEKIALNDEFFIERKLYPNVDFYSGIVLSALGIPVSMFTVIFALARTVGWISHWHEMIAEPGQKIGRPRQLYTGSPRRDYVPVDKR; the protein is encoded by the coding sequence ATGTCTAAAAACGTTAAATTGCAACTGGAAGGCAAAGAAACTTTAGAGTTGCCGGTATTGGAAGGCACCTTGGGCAATGATGTGGTCGATATCCGCACCTTTACCAAAGGCACCGGCATGTTTACTTTTGATCCGGGCTTCGTATCTACAGCAAGTTGCGAGTCAAAAATTACATTTATTGACGGTGAAAAAGGCCAACTTTATTATCGCGGTTATCCGATTGAGCAGCTGGCTGAAAACAGCGATTATCTGGAAACCTGCTATCTGCTGATTAACGGCGAACTGCCTACAGCCGAGCAAAAAGCCAAATTCGAGCACACCGTATCGCGCCATACCATGGTGCATGAGCAGCTGACCTGGTTCTTCCGCGGCTTCCGCCGTGATGCCCACCCGATGGCGATGATGGTCGGCGTGGTCGGTGCATTGGCCGCTTTTTACCAAGACAGTCTCGACATCAGCAATGCCGATCACCGCCGCATTGCCGAATTCCGCCTAATTTCTAAAATCCCGACGATTGCGGCCATGTGTTACCGTTATTCCAACGGTTTGCCGTTTAATTATCCGAAAAACGATTTGTCATATACAGCCAACTTCATGTATATGATGTTTGCCACACCTTGTGAAGAGTATGTGCCCAACCCGGTGTTGGTGCGTGCGCTTGATCGCATCTTTATCCTGCATGCCGATCACGAGCAAAATGCTTCTACCTCTACCGTGCGCCTGGCCGGTTCTTCAGGTGCCAATCCGTTTGCTTGTATTGCCGCCGGTATTGCCAGCCTGTGGGGTCCTGCTCATGGCGGCGCCAATGAGGCCGTGCTGAAAATGCTGGATGAAATCGGTGATGTATCGCGTGTGCCTGAGTTTATGGAAGGTGTGAAAGAGCGCAAATACCGCCTGATGGGCTTCGGCCACCGCGTATACCGTAATATGGATCCGCGCGCGAGCATTATGCGTGAAACCTGCTATGAAGTGCTGAAAGAATTGGGTCTGGAAAACGATCCGAAATTCAAATTGGCCATGGAGCTTGAAAAAATCGCACTCAACGACGAATTCTTCATCGAGCGCAAACTGTATCCGAATGTTGATTTCTACTCAGGCATCGTATTGTCGGCACTGGGTATCCCGGTATCGATGTTTACCGTGATTTTTGCATTGGCACGCACCGTCGGCTGGATTTCGCACTGGCATGAAATGATCGCTGAACCGGGCCAGAAAATCGGCCGTCCGCGCCAGCTCTACACAGGCTCGCCGCGCCGCGATTATGTACCGGTAGACAAACGCTGA
- the lpdA gene encoding dihydrolipoyl dehydrogenase, which produces MSQFDVVVIGAGPGGYIAAIRAAQLGFKTACVDAGLNKAGDAPALGGTCLNVGCIPSKALLQSSEHFHAAQHDFAEHGITVGEVKFDAAKMIERKDAIVTKLTGGIKFLFQKNKVESLFGKGSFKGKNGDLYQIEVDNHGEKSVVEAKYVIVATGSVPRPLPLIDIDNVNVLDNEGALNLIEVPKKLGVIGSGVIGLEMGSVWKRVGSEVTILEAMPTFLAAADQQIAKEALKIFTKEQGLAIELGVKISEIKNTDNGVSVSYEAGGAQKTETFDKLIISIGRVPNTDGLNAEAVGLEKDERGFVKVDDECRTNLANVWAIGDVVRGPMLAHKASDEGVAVAERIAGQKPHIDFNSIPFVIYTDPEIAWVGQTEEQLKEAGIAYKKGTSGFGANGRALGLGKAKGTVKVLADAQTDRILGIHMIGPMVSELVAEGVMSMEFKASSEDIARIVHAHPTLSEVLHEASLAADKRALHG; this is translated from the coding sequence ATGTCACAATTTGACGTAGTTGTTATCGGCGCCGGCCCCGGCGGATATATTGCCGCCATCCGCGCCGCGCAATTGGGTTTTAAAACCGCTTGCGTGGATGCCGGTTTGAATAAAGCGGGCGACGCCCCCGCACTCGGCGGCACTTGCCTCAACGTGGGCTGTATTCCCTCAAAAGCCCTGTTGCAATCTTCAGAGCATTTCCATGCCGCGCAACATGATTTTGCCGAACATGGCATTACTGTGGGCGAGGTGAAATTTGATGCTGCCAAAATGATTGAGCGTAAAGATGCGATTGTTACCAAGCTGACCGGCGGCATTAAATTTCTGTTTCAGAAAAACAAAGTTGAAAGCCTGTTTGGTAAAGGCAGCTTCAAAGGCAAAAACGGCGATTTATACCAAATCGAAGTTGATAACCATGGCGAAAAAAGCGTGGTTGAAGCCAAATATGTGATCGTGGCTACCGGCTCTGTGCCGCGCCCGCTGCCGCTGATTGATATTGATAATGTCAACGTGTTGGATAATGAAGGCGCACTGAATCTTATCGAAGTGCCGAAAAAACTCGGCGTTATCGGCTCCGGCGTGATTGGCCTGGAAATGGGCTCGGTGTGGAAGCGCGTCGGCTCAGAAGTTACCATTCTTGAAGCCATGCCCACTTTCTTGGCGGCGGCCGATCAGCAAATCGCCAAAGAGGCACTGAAAATCTTCACCAAAGAGCAAGGCCTGGCGATTGAGCTTGGTGTGAAAATCAGTGAAATCAAAAATACCGATAACGGTGTGAGCGTGTCTTACGAAGCGGGCGGCGCGCAGAAAACCGAAACCTTCGACAAGCTGATTATTTCCATCGGCCGTGTGCCGAATACCGATGGCCTCAATGCTGAAGCCGTAGGCCTGGAAAAAGACGAACGCGGTTTTGTTAAAGTGGATGACGAGTGCCGCACCAATCTGGCCAATGTTTGGGCCATCGGCGATGTGGTGCGCGGCCCGATGTTGGCACACAAAGCCAGTGATGAAGGTGTGGCGGTTGCCGAGCGCATTGCCGGTCAAAAACCGCATATCGATTTCAACAGCATTCCGTTTGTGATTTACACCGACCCCGAAATTGCCTGGGTGGGTCAAACGGAAGAGCAATTGAAAGAAGCCGGCATAGCCTATAAAAAAGGCACTTCAGGCTTCGGCGCCAACGGCCGCGCATTGGGCTTGGGCAAAGCGAAAGGCACTGTGAAAGTGTTGGCCGATGCCCAAACCGACCGCATTCTCGGTATACACATGATCGGGCCGATGGTTTCAGAGCTGGTGGCAGAGGGTGTGATGAGCATGGAATTCAAAGCCAGCAGCGAAGACATCGCCCGCATCGTGCATGCTCATCCGACTTTGTCTGAAGTGTTGCACGAAGCCTCATTGGCAGCAGACAAACGCGCCTTGCACGGCTAG
- a CDS encoding 2-oxoglutarate dehydrogenase E1 component — translation MMDDKQSFSYLFGSNAPYIEELYENFLNDPNSVDEHWKQYFTQLAAQPGAVERDVAHRPIQESFANLAKRKATAAVSGGMDFNLMQKQVSVLRLMSAYRIQGAGAAQLDPLKRRQATNIEALSPAYHGLTDADMAVQFRMGEGDFAGSDKLQLSELISKLKQTYCGHIGIEYMHISDSEERRWIRNRFETDLSTPKYNAEEKRRILKQITAAETLERYLHTKYVGQKRFSLEGGESTIAGLNYLIQNSGQDGVEEVIIGMAHRGRLNVLVNTLGKLPRDLFAEFEGKAEATLPSGDVKYHMGFSSDIATPHGPMHVSLAFNPSHLEIVNPVVEGSARARQRRYGANGQEAILPVLIHGDSAFIGLGVNQATFNLSKTRGYTTGGTIHIVINNQIGFTTSDVRDTRSTAYCTDIAKMVEAPILHVNGDDPEAVCYVMQVAMDYRKQFKKDVVIDLVCYRKLGHNEGDDPFLTQPMMYKAVSKHPGTRAIYAEKLVNEGVVTADEAECFIQEYRDALDKGEHVEQTRITDYQRKNLMDWSQYNGTEWDMPVDTSLPAADVKRLADKFTEAPENFQLHNTVKKVLENRKAMSVGEQPLDWGMAETLAYASLVTNGTGVRISGEDSGRGTFSHRHAVLHDQNREKSDAGAYIPLQHMADGQADFMVIDSILNEEAVLAYEYGFACSAPDKLTIWEAQFGDFANGAQVAIDQFITSGETKWGRLCGLTVLLPHGYDGQGPEHSSGRLERWLQLCSEHNIQVVMPSEAAQMFHMLRRQVLRPYRKPLIVFMSKRLLRFKDSMSPLSDVTEGSAFRPVIGDVEERDNSKVKRVIICAGQVYYDLAKARAERELVDDVAIVRLEQLYPFPYQEIKAELAKYSNAREVMWAQEEPRNQGAFYQIRHRIERVLEPSQTLTFAGRPTSASPAVGYMSKHVAQLKQLLDDALNFN, via the coding sequence ATGATGGACGACAAACAGAGCTTTTCATATTTATTCGGCTCTAACGCACCTTATATTGAAGAGTTATACGAAAATTTCCTCAACGATCCCAATTCAGTAGACGAGCACTGGAAACAATATTTTACCCAGCTTGCTGCCCAACCCGGCGCAGTAGAGCGTGATGTGGCGCACCGGCCGATTCAAGAATCATTTGCCAACCTGGCCAAACGCAAGGCCACGGCCGCCGTGTCCGGCGGTATGGACTTTAATCTGATGCAGAAGCAAGTGTCGGTGTTGCGCCTGATGTCTGCTTACCGTATTCAAGGTGCCGGCGCTGCCCAGCTTGATCCGCTCAAGCGACGCCAGGCCACCAATATCGAGGCACTCAGCCCGGCCTATCACGGTCTGACCGATGCCGATATGGCGGTACAATTCCGCATGGGCGAGGGCGATTTTGCCGGCAGCGACAAATTGCAGCTGTCTGAGTTGATCAGCAAATTAAAACAAACATATTGCGGCCATATCGGCATCGAATACATGCATATTTCCGATTCCGAAGAGCGCCGCTGGATCCGCAACCGCTTTGAAACCGATCTTTCTACCCCCAAATACAATGCGGAAGAAAAACGCCGTATTCTGAAACAAATCACCGCTGCCGAAACGCTGGAGCGCTACCTGCACACCAAATATGTCGGCCAAAAACGCTTTTCGCTCGAAGGCGGCGAGAGCACCATTGCCGGTTTGAATTATCTGATTCAAAATTCCGGCCAAGACGGTGTGGAAGAAGTGATTATCGGCATGGCACACCGTGGCCGTCTGAATGTGTTGGTGAACACCTTGGGCAAGCTGCCGCGCGATTTGTTTGCCGAATTCGAAGGCAAGGCAGAGGCAACCCTGCCTAGCGGCGATGTGAAATACCACATGGGTTTCAGCTCGGATATCGCTACCCCTCACGGCCCGATGCACGTTTCATTGGCATTCAACCCCTCTCATCTGGAAATTGTCAATCCGGTGGTAGAAGGCTCGGCTCGCGCCCGTCAGCGCCGCTACGGCGCCAACGGCCAAGAAGCCATTTTGCCGGTGCTGATTCACGGCGACTCAGCCTTTATCGGCTTGGGCGTCAACCAAGCGACTTTCAACCTTTCCAAAACCCGCGGCTACACCACGGGCGGCACCATTCACATCGTAATTAACAACCAAATCGGCTTTACCACTTCCGATGTTCGCGATACCCGCTCAACTGCGTATTGCACCGATATTGCCAAAATGGTCGAAGCCCCGATTCTGCACGTTAACGGCGATGACCCGGAGGCTGTCTGCTACGTGATGCAAGTGGCTATGGATTACCGCAAACAGTTTAAAAAAGATGTGGTTATTGATTTGGTATGCTATCGCAAGCTCGGTCATAACGAAGGCGATGATCCCTTCCTGACCCAGCCGATGATGTATAAAGCCGTGTCGAAACACCCGGGCACCCGCGCCATTTATGCAGAAAAACTGGTTAATGAAGGGGTGGTTACCGCTGATGAAGCCGAATGCTTTATCCAGGAATACCGTGATGCACTCGATAAAGGCGAGCATGTCGAGCAAACCCGGATTACCGACTATCAGCGTAAAAACCTGATGGACTGGAGCCAATACAACGGCACAGAATGGGATATGCCGGTAGATACCTCGCTGCCGGCTGCTGATGTGAAGCGTTTGGCCGATAAGTTTACCGAAGCGCCGGAAAATTTCCAGCTGCACAACACCGTGAAAAAAGTGCTGGAAAACCGCAAAGCCATGTCGGTCGGCGAGCAACCGCTTGACTGGGGGATGGCCGAAACCCTTGCATATGCAAGTTTGGTAACCAATGGCACCGGTGTGCGCATTTCAGGTGAAGACTCCGGTCGCGGCACATTCTCGCACCGCCATGCCGTATTACACGACCAAAACCGCGAAAAAAGCGATGCCGGCGCCTATATACCGCTGCAACACATGGCCGACGGTCAGGCCGACTTTATGGTGATCGATTCGATTTTGAACGAAGAAGCCGTGTTGGCCTATGAATATGGCTTTGCCTGCTCTGCACCCGACAAACTCACGATTTGGGAAGCTCAGTTTGGCGACTTTGCCAACGGCGCGCAAGTGGCGATCGATCAGTTTATCACTTCTGGCGAAACCAAATGGGGCCGCCTGTGCGGGTTGACCGTGTTGCTGCCGCACGGCTATGACGGGCAGGGGCCGGAGCATTCCTCAGGTCGTTTGGAGCGTTGGCTGCAATTGTGTTCCGAACACAATATTCAGGTGGTAATGCCGTCTGAAGCGGCGCAAATGTTCCACATGTTGCGCCGTCAGGTATTGCGTCCGTATCGCAAACCGCTGATTGTATTCATGTCGAAACGTTTATTGCGCTTTAAAGATTCGATGAGCCCGCTGAGCGATGTAACCGAAGGCTCCGCTTTCCGCCCGGTTATCGGCGATGTGGAAGAGCGCGACAACAGCAAAGTAAAACGCGTGATTATTTGTGCCGGACAGGTGTATTACGATTTAGCCAAAGCGCGTGCAGAACGTGAATTGGTTGATGATGTTGCGATTGTGCGTTTGGAGCAGCTGTATCCCTTCCCCTATCAGGAAATCAAGGCCGAGCTGGCGAAATACAGCAACGCCCGGGAAGTGATGTGGGCGCAGGAAGAACCGCGCAACCAAGGTGCTTTTTACCAGATCCGCCACCGTATCGAACGCGTGTTGGAGCCGTCGCAAACACTCACGTTTGCCGGCCGTCCTACCAGCGCTTCGCCGGCCGTCGGCTATATGAGCAAACACGTTGCCCAGCTCAAACAGCTGCTGGATGATGCATTAAACTTCAACTAA
- a CDS encoding succinate dehydrogenase iron-sulfur subunit, with the protein MEKIHFQVYRYNPDVDAKPYMQDYELEIEPSDVKLLDALVKLKAQDDSLSFRRSCREGICGSDGMNINGKNGLACLTDIRSLKQPIKLRPLPGLPVIRDLIVDMTQFFKQYHSIKPYVVNDEPVDANKERLQSQDDRKELDGLYECILCACCSTACPSFWWNPDKFVGPSGLLNAYRFIADSRDTITNERLDDLNDPYRLFRCHTIMNCVDVCPKHLNPTRAIGKIKEIMLKRAV; encoded by the coding sequence ATGGAAAAAATACATTTTCAAGTGTACCGCTACAATCCTGATGTGGATGCCAAGCCGTACATGCAAGATTACGAATTGGAAATCGAGCCCAGCGATGTGAAGCTGCTTGATGCGCTGGTCAAGCTCAAAGCGCAAGACGACAGCTTGTCGTTCCGCCGCTCCTGCCGCGAAGGCATTTGCGGTTCAGACGGCATGAATATCAACGGCAAAAACGGTTTGGCCTGCCTTACTGATATCCGCAGCCTCAAGCAGCCTATCAAGCTGCGGCCGCTGCCGGGTTTGCCGGTGATTCGTGATTTGATTGTAGACATGACTCAGTTTTTCAAACAATATCACTCCATCAAGCCGTATGTGGTGAACGATGAGCCGGTAGATGCCAACAAAGAGCGTCTGCAAAGCCAGGACGACCGTAAAGAATTGGACGGCCTGTATGAATGCATTCTCTGCGCTTGCTGTTCGACCGCCTGCCCGTCGTTTTGGTGGAATCCCGATAAATTTGTCGGCCCGTCAGGTTTGCTCAACGCCTACCGCTTTATTGCCGACAGCCGCGACACCATCACCAACGAGCGTTTGGACGACCTCAACGATCCATATCGTCTGTTCCGCTGCCACACCATTATGAACTGCGTGGACGTGTGCCCGAAACACTTGAATCCTACCCGCGCCATCGGTAAGATTAAAGAAATCATGTTGAAACGGGCCGTGTAA
- the dalD gene encoding D-arabinitol 4-dehydrogenase translates to MMAQQYTWLHIGLGSFQRAHQAWYLNELIKSGDDAWAIAAGNIRNDSEHTIEALLAQNGEYVLETVSPHDEREYEVIRSIKKPIRWQADLAPLIEEGAAENTKVIAFTVTEAGYYLDSRYHLDQDNPSIQADLKGGHETIYGIIAKILKKRMQLADGNVTLLCCDNVRHNGERFHDGLVEFLTLTGHLDVIDWLKDHATTPNTMVDRIVPRPAEDLPARIQQQTGRIDQAPVMGETFIQWVIEDNFKDNVRPALEKVGVQLVDSVIPYEEAKIRVLNVPHAAIAWAGTLQGELFIHDSTLNERVRQAAYDYVTQDVIPSLGDNGIDLPQYRDVVLERFTNPHIKDTNQRVAADGFSKIPAQIQPTLIERYRSGARPEATALLPALFFVFMEQWHEGRLPYTYQDGILDEAAVHAMYQSADPVKVFAQDKALFGELADNADFEALLREKIEEARTFLIF, encoded by the coding sequence ATGATGGCTCAACAATACACTTGGCTGCATATCGGCTTGGGTTCGTTCCAGCGCGCCCACCAGGCATGGTATCTCAATGAACTCATCAAATCGGGGGATGATGCTTGGGCAATCGCGGCGGGTAATATTCGCAACGACAGCGAACACACCATCGAAGCCTTGTTGGCGCAAAACGGCGAATATGTGCTGGAAACCGTCAGCCCGCATGATGAGCGTGAATATGAAGTGATCCGCTCGATTAAAAAGCCCATCCGCTGGCAGGCCGATTTGGCACCGCTGATTGAAGAGGGCGCGGCGGAAAATACCAAAGTGATTGCGTTTACCGTTACCGAGGCCGGTTATTATCTCGACAGCCGTTATCACCTAGACCAAGATAATCCGAGCATTCAGGCAGATTTGAAAGGCGGCCACGAAACCATCTACGGCATTATCGCCAAAATCCTGAAAAAGCGTATGCAGCTGGCCGATGGCAACGTGACTTTATTGTGCTGCGACAATGTGCGCCACAACGGCGAGCGCTTTCACGACGGCCTGGTCGAATTCCTGACCCTCACCGGCCATCTGGATGTGATCGACTGGCTGAAAGACCATGCAACCACGCCGAACACCATGGTCGACCGTATCGTGCCGCGCCCGGCGGAAGACTTGCCCGCACGCATTCAGCAACAAACCGGCAGAATCGACCAAGCGCCGGTGATGGGCGAGACTTTTATCCAGTGGGTAATCGAAGACAATTTTAAAGACAATGTCCGCCCCGCGCTGGAAAAAGTAGGCGTGCAGCTGGTAGATTCGGTGATTCCTTACGAAGAAGCAAAAATCCGCGTGCTCAATGTGCCGCATGCCGCAATTGCGTGGGCGGGCACTTTGCAGGGCGAACTGTTTATCCACGACAGCACCTTAAACGAGCGTGTGCGCCAAGCGGCTTATGATTATGTTACCCAAGATGTGATTCCCAGCTTGGGCGACAACGGCATTGATTTGCCGCAATACCGTGATGTGGTGTTGGAGCGTTTCACCAACCCGCACATCAAAGACACCAATCAGCGCGTAGCCGCCGATGGCTTTTCAAAAATTCCCGCCCAAATCCAGCCGACATTAATCGAGCGCTACCGCAGCGGCGCGCGCCCTGAGGCTACGGCTTTGCTGCCGGCGCTGTTTTTTGTGTTTATGGAACAATGGCACGAAGGCCGGCTGCCCTATACCTATCAAGACGGCATTCTTGACGAAGCAGCGGTGCATGCCATGTATCAATCTGCCGATCCGGTCAAAGTTTTTGCCCAAGATAAAGCCTTGTTTGGCGAATTGGCCGACAACGCCGACTTCGAAGCGCTGTTGCGCGAAAAAATCGAAGAAGCGCGCACATTCTTGATTTTTTAA
- the odhB gene encoding 2-oxoglutarate dehydrogenase complex dihydrolipoyllysine-residue succinyltransferase — MIVEVKVPVLSESVSEGTLMSWHKKVGEYVERDEILIDVETDKVVLEVPSPQAGVLVEIIAQDGETVVAEQLLAKIDTEAKAEAGAAAPAEDNGSDEAAAEPQAAASSNAQAGVAMPAAAKLAAEKGVDVNSVQGSGRDGRVLKEDVQKASAAPKAAAAVSAAPAPAGERPEQRVPMSRLRSRVAERLLASQHENAILTTFNEVNMQPVMDLRAKYKEKFEKEHGVKLGFMSFFVKAAVAALKKYPVVNASIDGNDIVYHGYFDIGIAIGSPRGLVVPILRDADQMSIADIEKAIVDYAVKAKDGKIALEDLTGGTFSITNGGTFGSMMSTPIINPPQSAILGMHATKERAMVENGQVVVRPMMYLALSYDHRIIDGREAVLTLVTIKDLLEDPARLLLDL; from the coding sequence ATGATTGTAGAAGTAAAAGTACCCGTGTTGTCTGAGAGTGTGTCTGAAGGCACTTTGATGTCTTGGCATAAAAAAGTCGGCGAATATGTGGAGCGCGACGAAATTCTGATTGATGTGGAAACCGATAAAGTGGTGCTGGAAGTGCCTTCACCGCAAGCCGGTGTGTTGGTGGAAATCATTGCACAAGACGGCGAGACGGTGGTGGCCGAACAATTGCTGGCCAAAATCGACACAGAAGCCAAGGCCGAAGCCGGCGCAGCAGCCCCGGCTGAAGACAACGGCAGCGATGAAGCCGCCGCCGAGCCCCAAGCCGCCGCTTCGTCAAACGCCCAAGCCGGCGTAGCCATGCCGGCAGCTGCCAAACTGGCTGCCGAAAAAGGCGTGGATGTGAACAGCGTTCAAGGTTCGGGACGTGACGGCCGCGTGTTGAAAGAAGACGTGCAAAAAGCTTCGGCTGCACCCAAAGCGGCTGCTGCCGTATCCGCAGCGCCTGCGCCTGCGGGCGAGCGCCCTGAGCAGCGTGTGCCGATGAGCCGCTTGCGCAGCCGTGTGGCCGAGCGTTTGCTGGCTTCCCAACATGAAAATGCCATTCTGACAACCTTTAATGAAGTTAATATGCAGCCGGTGATGGATTTGCGGGCCAAATACAAAGAAAAATTCGAAAAAGAGCATGGTGTCAAACTGGGCTTTATGTCGTTCTTTGTCAAAGCCGCGGTGGCTGCGCTGAAAAAATACCCGGTGGTCAACGCCTCTATCGACGGCAATGATATCGTGTATCACGGCTATTTCGACATCGGTATCGCCATCGGCAGCCCGCGCGGTTTGGTTGTGCCCATTTTGCGCGATGCCGATCAAATGAGCATTGCCGATATCGAAAAAGCCATCGTTGATTACGCTGTCAAAGCCAAAGACGGCAAAATCGCCTTGGAAGACCTCACCGGCGGCACGTTCAGCATTACCAACGGCGGCACTTTCGGTTCGATGATGTCTACCCCGATCATCAATCCGCCGCAATCGGCCATTTTGGGTATGCATGCCACTAAAGAACGCGCGATGGTGGAAAACGGCCAAGTAGTGGTGCGCCCGATGATGTATCTGGCGCTGTCTTACGACCACCGCATCATCGACGGCCGCGAAGCCGTGCTGACGCTGGTCACCATTAAAGATCTGCTGGAAGATCCGGCTCGTTTGCTGCTGGATTTGTAA
- the xylB gene encoding xylulokinase, producing MYLGLDFGTSEIKALLTDEHGQIVLSHGMPLSIQRPHPQWSEQSADEWWQATNDLITHLRQQCGARWQEVKAIGLSGQMHGAVLLDAAGQVLRPVILWNDTRSAAECAELETAAPNLHAVTGNLAMPGFTAPKLLWVKKHEPEIFAKTAAVLLPKDYIRFLMTGKKVSDMSDAAGTLWLDVARRDWSDEILAVCGLKRSHMPELTEGSDNSGTLLPEIAQQWGLSESVIVAGGGGDNAASAVGVGAVRPGDAFISLGTSGVVFVVNEAYRPAPELAVHCFCHALPGRWHQMSVMLSAAACLSWYCKLVGVKEAELLQEIEALSAEARAEAPIFLPYLSGERTPHNDPLASGIFHGIRHSADRAVMGYAVLEGVSFGIADGVRVLQESGTEINRCSLLGGGARSTYWAQLLADILQLEIVTHKGGESGGALGAARLAALADGKTEAEVCNKPETDRVYRPDARQFDRLNRRYQTFRALYRQDEAFRNLAG from the coding sequence ATGTATTTAGGTCTTGATTTTGGCACTTCAGAAATCAAGGCGCTGCTGACGGATGAGCACGGTCAAATCGTGCTCAGCCACGGCATGCCCTTGAGTATCCAACGCCCCCATCCGCAATGGTCGGAGCAATCGGCCGATGAGTGGTGGCAGGCAACCAACGATTTAATCACACATTTGCGCCAACAATGCGGTGCGCGCTGGCAAGAAGTGAAAGCCATCGGGCTTTCCGGCCAGATGCACGGCGCGGTGCTGCTCGATGCCGCCGGCCAAGTGCTGCGCCCGGTGATTTTGTGGAACGATACCCGCAGTGCCGCCGAATGCGCCGAATTGGAAACCGCCGCGCCGAATCTGCATGCCGTTACCGGCAACTTGGCCATGCCCGGTTTTACCGCGCCCAAATTATTGTGGGTGAAAAAGCATGAGCCGGAAATCTTCGCCAAAACCGCTGCCGTATTGCTGCCGAAAGATTACATCCGCTTTTTGATGACCGGAAAAAAAGTGTCTGATATGTCGGATGCGGCCGGCACCTTATGGCTGGATGTGGCCCGGCGTGACTGGTCGGATGAAATCCTTGCCGTGTGCGGTCTTAAGCGCAGCCACATGCCTGAATTGACAGAAGGCAGCGACAACAGCGGCACGTTGCTGCCCGAAATTGCACAGCAATGGGGCTTGAGCGAATCGGTGATTGTGGCCGGCGGCGGTGGCGATAATGCAGCCAGCGCGGTAGGTGTCGGTGCGGTACGGCCGGGTGATGCGTTTATTTCACTGGGCACTTCCGGCGTGGTGTTTGTGGTTAACGAAGCTTACCGCCCCGCACCTGAGTTGGCCGTACATTGCTTCTGCCATGCCTTGCCCGGGCGCTGGCACCAAATGAGCGTGATGCTTTCCGCTGCTGCCTGCTTGAGCTGGTATTGCAAACTGGTGGGCGTGAAAGAGGCTGAATTGTTGCAGGAAATTGAAGCATTGAGCGCAGAAGCCAGAGCAGAGGCGCCGATTTTCCTGCCTTATCTTTCCGGCGAGCGCACCCCGCATAACGACCCGCTTGCCAGCGGCATATTTCACGGCATCCGCCACAGCGCCGATCGCGCCGTGATGGGCTATGCCGTACTCGAAGGCGTGAGCTTCGGCATTGCCGACGGCGTGCGCGTGTTGCAGGAAAGCGGCACCGAAATCAATCGCTGTTCACTGCTCGGCGGCGGCGCGCGCAGCACTTATTGGGCGCAGCTGCTGGCCGATATTTTGCAGCTGGAAATCGTTACCCACAAGGGCGGTGAAAGCGGCGGTGCGCTCGGTGCGGCCAGGCTGGCGGCGTTGGCAGACGGCAAAACAGAAGCCGAAGTGTGTAACAAACCCGAAACCGACCGGGTTTACCGGCCCGATGCGCGGCAGTTTGACAGGCTAAACCGGCGTTACCAAACTTTCCGCGCACTCTATCGGCAAGATGAGGCCTTCAGAAATCTAGCGGGATAA